The sequence CGGTACGCCCGCGTCGAATTCTCGCTCACCACGCCTCGAATCGCGCGTGCACGTCGGCGCTGAGGGTGATGTTCTCCGGCTTGAGCGCGATGGCCTCGTTCGACCCGCCGGCAGCGAAGGCGCGGGCCCCGACGGCGGTGTGTGACGACCCGGCGTCGACGCCGAGCATGCCGGGGTCGGCGATCGCGACTGGGTGAACGGTGTTGCGGCCAAGACTGCGAGCATAGGTTTCGGCCTTGGACTGCGCGTCGCGGATGGCGAGTTCCCGCACCTGCACGATCCGGGCCGCCCGACTCTTGCTGGTGAGCGCCCAGTCGAAGTTCCCGACGTTCACCCCTTCGAGCGTCGACACCGCATCGACGAAGCCGCCGACGGCGCCCAACTGGCTGAACTTCACCTCGAGCGCGGCTTCCGCCCGGTACACATACGGCAGCTGGAGACCGTCCTTGTTGTACGGGCGGTGCCGCGAATGTCGGACCTGATCGAGCGACCACCAGTTGATCGGACCGTGGTGGCTGTCGAACTGCGCGTTGATCAGCTCGGTGAGTCGGCTGACGGTGGCCGTCGCCGTCCCGACCGACCGCTCCACCTCGCCCGTCTCGATGCGGACGACCACCGCCACCGTGCACCGCTCGGGCGCAAACGTGGCCTCACCGTGGCCGGCGACGGTGACGACAACAGGGCTCGTATGCATGAGAAGGAGTGTGCCACCCGAGCGGGAAATTGCTGGTGGCGTGACCCCGCGCGCTCGCATACCGTGGATACCGAGGGCCCGATCGCCAGGTGGCTATGCGATGCGGCCGGGCCCTCGCGAAGCGTGATCGTGGGTGATGCGAAATGGCCGCCTTGGGTGTGCTGGCACTGATACTCGGTGTGCTGCTGATCGTGATCGAGGCACACGCACCGACCGCCGGAGTGCTCGGCGGGCTCGGTGCCCTGGCCTCCGCGGCAGGGGTGTGGCTGCTGTTCACGTCCAGCGACACCGCGCAGATGATCGCCGTCCCGGCGGCCGCGGGTGTCGCGGTGGTCGGACTCGGCAGCGCGGCCGTGATCGGCCGGAAGGCATTGTCGGCGCGGCGTATTCCCATCCGCTCGGGCCCGCAATCGCTGATCGGCACCGACGCCACGGTCCGCAGCTGGGCCGGGCGGCAAGGACAGGTGGAAACGGCCGGGGGACTGTGGAAGGCGCAGACCCAGTTCGGCGACGACGAGGAACCGACCGCCGGTGACGCCGTCATTGTCGAACAGATCCGCGGCCTCACCCTCACCGTGCGCCGCCGCGAACCGTGGGAGCTGTTATGACCGAACTCATCGTCATCGTGTGCGTCGTCATCATCCTTCTCGCCATGCTGGCGAGCAGCTCCATCCGCGTGCTCCGCGAGTACGAACGCGGCGTCGTGTTCCGGCTGGGCCGGCTGATCGACCTGAAAGGCCCGGGCCTGGTGCTGTTGATCCCGGCCATCGACCGCATGGAACGCGTCAGCCTGCGGACCGTGACGCTGAGGATTCCGGTCCAGGAAGTGATCACCCGCGACAACGTGCCGGCCAAGGTCACCGCCGTCACCTACTTCCGGGTAATCGACGCCGACCGGGCCATCGTCGAAGTCGAGGACTTCCTCGCCGCCACATCGCAGATCGCGCAGACCACCCTCCGCTCGATCCTGGGTAAGGCCGACCTCGACGCCCTGCTGTCCGAGCGCGAACGCCTCAACGAAGACCTGCAGCAGGTGATCGACCAGCAGACCGAACCGTGGGGCGTGAAGGTCACCACCGTCGAGATCAAGGACGTCGAGATCCCCACCAACATGCAGCGGGCCATAGCCCGGCAG comes from Rhodococcus oxybenzonivorans and encodes:
- a CDS encoding SIMPL domain-containing protein, giving the protein MHTSPVVVTVAGHGEATFAPERCTVAVVVRIETGEVERSVGTATATVSRLTELINAQFDSHHGPINWWSLDQVRHSRHRPYNKDGLQLPYVYRAEAALEVKFSQLGAVGGFVDAVSTLEGVNVGNFDWALTSKSRAARIVQVRELAIRDAQSKAETYARSLGRNTVHPVAIADPGMLGVDAGSSHTAVGARAFAAGGSNEAIALKPENITLSADVHARFEAW
- a CDS encoding NfeD family protein translates to MAALGVLALILGVLLIVIEAHAPTAGVLGGLGALASAAGVWLLFTSSDTAQMIAVPAAAGVAVVGLGSAAVIGRKALSARRIPIRSGPQSLIGTDATVRSWAGRQGQVETAGGLWKAQTQFGDDEEPTAGDAVIVEQIRGLTLTVRRREPWELL
- a CDS encoding slipin family protein, translated to MTELIVIVCVVIILLAMLASSSIRVLREYERGVVFRLGRLIDLKGPGLVLLIPAIDRMERVSLRTVTLRIPVQEVITRDNVPAKVTAVTYFRVIDADRAIVEVEDFLAATSQIAQTTLRSILGKADLDALLSERERLNEDLQQVIDQQTEPWGVKVTTVEIKDVEIPTNMQRAIARQAEAERERRAKVINAEAEFQASAKLAEAADVISRNPTTLQLRYLQTLGEMGGDNNSTIVFPLPLDLVRPFLTSPTANGQDKDRPDEPSQLEARPDVDPMRAMTRPEPVAHPLRN